The Syntrophorhabdaceae bacterium genome segment TGAAGCAAGGGCCGTATCAAAACAGATGGTCTTTTTGTCTTTGAAACTCTGTAGAAAATCTCCCGGATACCCTCCGAGCAGGCCGAGATGGGGGATGATGAGCGGCAGCCCTTCGAACATATCGACGAAGCGTTCTGTAAACGCGAGCTCCTCTTCGAAGATAACGGGCTTGCCAATCTTTCGTATCTTTTCAACAAGACCGGGCAGATCCTTATCATTGAGCACTTTGTAGTCCGATGCGGAATCCTGCCATCCCCTCATCCAGTGCCACTTTCCTCCGTAGTACGGCGCAGGGATCGGATCGAAACCTGCCTCGTCATAATTTTCACGGATGTAATGGTAGGGGATGAAGTCCGCAATCTTTTTTGATTCATTCAGGAGCCGCACATTGATCTCATTATTCGCAATCGCAGTTGAAGGGAAGGGCATGATGACAACATGCGTGATGCCCGTATCTTCCTGCTGACGCTGTAATTCCCCGGTAGTCACATCTGTGCCGAGCGTGACGGAAGGGCCCCAGTGCGTATGGCTATCTATGATAATATCGAAATCCATCGTTGCAGATGAATATCATAAGTGGTGTATCCCTGTAAAGAACAGTATATCGTATATCGTATATCGTTATATCAATATGGGGGGGGGACATGAATAAAATTAAAAGTTTTAAAGATTTGAGGGTGTGGCAGAAAGGGATAGAGATCGTTATCGATGCTTATGCACTGACGAAAAAATTTCCTAAAGAAGAATTATATAGTTTAACAACACAGATAAAGCGATCAGCGGTCTCAATACCGTCTAATATCGCGGAAGGTTTTAAAAGATTTCACATTAAAGAAAATAAACAGTTCCTTTATATCGCGCTGGCATCACTTGCGGAGCTTGAAACACAGTTCATCATCGCAAAAGAGCTTAGTTTTACCAGTGAAGCTGAGCTTGCAAATATCTCCGAAAAAATAGAACATGCATCGAAAATGCTATCTTCATTGCTAAAGAGACTAAGCTAATAACATGGGTTACATAAGTCACGATATACGATATACTATATACGATATACTTATTTTATCATGTTGAATGAGTTGAAGACACCCTTTGTTACCGTTGACATCATCATCCGCTACCATGGCGGGATCGTGATGATCGAGCGGAAGAATCCTCCTCCAGGATGGGCAATCCCGGGAGGTTTTGTAGACATCGGCGAGTCTCTCGAAGATGCCGCAGTCCGTGAGGCAAAAGAAGAGACCTCCCTCGACGTGACGCTTGTCGAACAGTTCCATGCATATTCAAAGCCGGACAGGGACCCGCGTTTTCACACGGTATCTGTGGTTTTTATCGGAGACGGGAAGGGGACGCTCGCGGGCAGGGACGATGCGAGGAAGGCAGAGATCTTTGCTGAAGGTTCACTGCCTGATACAATTGCTTTTGACCATCGCGAGATCATTGCCGATTATTTTCGCTATATCAAAACCGGCAAAAGACCTTGAATTATGTTGTCGGGAAGAGCGCTATTTCAGGTAAATATCCGGTAATCCTGAGATGTTTTTTTTCGCTGCTTGCGGCCGATGACCGACTGCAAGCAGCGATCTGACTATATTTTCTTTTGGCAGGAAGGGGTGTTACCCTTTCAAAACAAGATAAATGGTTCCCCCGTTCCTCTCGACAAGCAGGAGAAGAGAGCCTTTATCTTTTGACTTTGCTATTTCGGTCTTCATATCTTCCACTGTTTTTACCGGTTTGCGGTTAACCTCAAGGATCACATCTCCTCTCTGGATAGAGGCATCCTCTGCCGGACTCCCCGGCCTGACACCGACAACCAATGCCCCGTAATCCTTTTTGATGCCCATCTGGCGTGCCGTTGCGGCATTCATATCCCGGAGCTGCAAACCCCATTTGCCCTGGGAGGTTTCTTCTGCAGGCAGCCCGGGGGTTTCCTCATTCTGGAGTCTTTCTATCTTTACCTGCAGTGACGTTTCTTTCCCGTCGCGTATCACACGAATCGGGACTTCTTTTCCTGCCGGTGTTGAGGCAACGACCGACGGCAGTGCGTGACTATCCTTTATCTCTTTGCCGTTAAAAGACACGACCACATCCCCGCGTTTGACACCTCCTTTTTCGGCCGGACCACCCTTGATCACATCGCTTACCAGTGCGCCTTTAGCCGTTCCGAGGCCGAGGGAGGCGGCAAGCTCAGGTGTAACGTCCTGGATTTGAACACCGAGATAGCCC includes the following:
- a CDS encoding NUDIX hydrolase; its protein translation is MKTPFVTVDIIIRYHGGIVMIERKNPPPGWAIPGGFVDIGESLEDAAVREAKEETSLDVTLVEQFHAYSKPDRDPRFHTVSVVFIGDGKGTLAGRDDARKAEIFAEGSLPDTIAFDHREIIADYFRYIKTGKRP
- a CDS encoding four helix bundle protein, with the translated sequence MNKIKSFKDLRVWQKGIEIVIDAYALTKKFPKEELYSLTTQIKRSAVSIPSNIAEGFKRFHIKENKQFLYIALASLAELETQFIIAKELSFTSEAELANISEKIEHASKMLSSLLKRLS
- a CDS encoding amidohydrolase family protein; this translates as MDFDIIIDSHTHWGPSVTLGTDVTTGELQRQQEDTGITHVVIMPFPSTAIANNEINVRLLNESKKIADFIPYHYIRENYDEAGFDPIPAPYYGGKWHWMRGWQDSASDYKVLNDKDLPGLVEKIRKIGKPVIFEEELAFTERFVDMFEGLPLIIPHLGLLGGYPGDFLQSFKDKKTICFDTALASQDMIYEFVKTVGPERVLFGSDVPFGSMRSELSKVLALPVSREDKELLLYKNFIRLTGYKP